A genomic window from Methylorubrum extorquens includes:
- a CDS encoding NAD(P)(+) transhydrogenase (Re/Si-specific) subunit beta yields the protein MSENVSSLLYIVAGVLFIMALRGLSHPTTSRQGNLYGMIGMALAVLTTLVGHPPAGFGAWILVLLGLGIGGGAGAVIAKRVPMTAMPQLVAAFHSLVGLAAVAGAAATLYAPQAVGILENGHIHKESLFEMALGAAIGAITFTGSVIAFAKLDGRMSGKPIMLPQRHAINIALGIALVVLIAVFIGNESKLVFWLIVLLSFTLGGLLIIPIGGADMPVVVSMLNSYSGWAAAGIGFTLGNLALIITGSLVGSSGAILSYIMCKAMNRSFISVILGGFGGDSAAAAGGGQVETRPVKQGSADDAAYIMKNAERVIIVPGYGMAVAQAQHSLREMVDMLKKEGVEVKYAIHPVAGRMPGHMNVLLAEANVPYDEVFELEDINGEFPQADVAFVIGANDVTNPAAKTDKASPIYGMPILDVEKAKTVLFIKRGMGSGYAGVENEVFFRDNTMMLFGDAKKVVDSIVKNL from the coding sequence ATGTCGGAAAACGTCTCATCCCTTCTCTACATCGTCGCCGGCGTCCTGTTCATCATGGCGCTGCGGGGGCTCTCGCACCCCACCACGTCGCGACAGGGTAACCTGTACGGCATGATCGGCATGGCACTCGCCGTGCTCACGACCCTGGTCGGCCATCCGCCGGCCGGGTTCGGCGCCTGGATCCTGGTGCTGCTCGGCCTCGGCATTGGCGGTGGCGCCGGTGCCGTGATCGCCAAGCGGGTGCCGATGACGGCGATGCCGCAGCTCGTCGCGGCCTTCCACTCGCTCGTCGGCCTCGCCGCCGTGGCGGGTGCGGCGGCCACGCTCTACGCTCCCCAGGCGGTCGGCATCCTCGAGAACGGCCACATCCACAAGGAGTCGCTGTTCGAGATGGCGCTGGGCGCGGCGATCGGCGCGATCACCTTCACCGGGTCGGTCATCGCCTTCGCCAAGCTCGACGGGCGCATGTCCGGCAAGCCGATCATGTTGCCGCAGCGGCACGCCATCAACATCGCGCTGGGCATCGCCCTGGTGGTGCTGATCGCCGTGTTCATCGGCAACGAGAGCAAGCTCGTCTTCTGGCTGATCGTGCTCCTGTCCTTCACCCTGGGCGGACTGCTCATCATCCCGATCGGCGGCGCGGACATGCCCGTCGTCGTCTCGATGCTGAACTCCTACTCGGGCTGGGCGGCGGCCGGCATCGGCTTCACCCTGGGCAACCTCGCGCTGATCATCACAGGTTCGCTGGTCGGCTCGTCGGGCGCGATCCTGTCCTACATCATGTGCAAGGCGATGAACCGGTCGTTCATCTCGGTCATCCTCGGCGGCTTCGGCGGTGATTCCGCCGCGGCGGCCGGTGGCGGCCAAGTCGAGACGCGCCCCGTCAAGCAGGGCTCGGCCGACGACGCGGCTTACATCATGAAGAACGCCGAGCGCGTCATCATCGTGCCGGGCTACGGCATGGCGGTCGCCCAGGCTCAGCATAGCCTCCGCGAGATGGTGGACATGCTGAAGAAGGAAGGCGTCGAGGTGAAGTACGCCATCCACCCGGTGGCAGGCCGCATGCCGGGGCACATGAACGTGCTCCTGGCCGAAGCCAACGTGCCCTACGACGAGGTGTTCGAGCTGGAAGACATCAACGGCGAGTTCCCGCAGGCCGACGTGGCCTTCGTGATCGGCGCCAACGACGTCACCAACCCGGCTGCCAAGACCGACAAGGCCTCGCCGATCTACGGCATGCCGATCCTCGACGTGGAGAAGGCCAAGACCGTTCTCTTCATCAAGCGCGGCATGGGCTCCGGCTATGCCGGCGTCGAGAACGAGGTGTTCTTCCGCGACAACACGATGATGTTGTTCGGTGACGCCAAGAAGGTCGTCGACTCGATCGTCAAGAACCTCTGA
- a CDS encoding Crp/Fnr family transcriptional regulator: MANLLVRKLENFIRLTSEEKQALEKIAQPTRRLGPREDVVRDGDRPRHVNVVLEGWACRYKQLEDGRRQVISIFLPGDLCDPHVFVLRKMDHSLGTLTSVVLAEISEAAIREISVQFPRVAEALWWEMLVTSAIQREWTVSLGQRLATERLGHLFCELFLRLRAVGMTSDTSCEFPITQADLGDAMGLSTVHINRTLKELRAEGLIRLRGRQLTIPDFPALQAASLFDPSYLHHERDSSVMDED, from the coding sequence GTGGCAAACCTGCTCGTCCGCAAGCTGGAAAACTTCATTCGCCTCACTTCCGAAGAGAAGCAGGCGTTGGAGAAGATCGCTCAGCCGACACGAAGGCTGGGACCGCGTGAAGACGTGGTCCGCGACGGTGACCGGCCGCGTCATGTCAACGTCGTGCTCGAAGGCTGGGCTTGCCGTTACAAGCAACTCGAGGATGGACGCCGTCAGGTTATCTCGATCTTTCTGCCCGGTGATCTGTGCGATCCGCATGTCTTCGTGCTGCGGAAGATGGACCACTCTCTCGGTACGTTGACCTCGGTGGTTCTCGCCGAAATTTCGGAAGCCGCAATACGGGAGATCTCCGTCCAATTTCCGCGTGTGGCGGAGGCGCTGTGGTGGGAAATGCTCGTGACGTCGGCGATCCAGCGCGAATGGACCGTCAGCCTCGGTCAGCGATTGGCGACCGAGCGGCTCGGGCATCTGTTCTGCGAGTTGTTCCTGCGTCTGCGCGCCGTCGGCATGACGAGCGATACCAGTTGCGAGTTCCCGATCACCCAGGCCGATCTCGGCGATGCGATGGGACTCTCCACGGTCCACATCAATCGCACCCTCAAGGAATTGCGGGCGGAAGGTTTGATCCGGCTGCGCGGCCGACAGCTGACGATTCCGGACTTTCCGGCACTCCAGGCCGCCTCGCTGTTCGACCCGTCCTATCTCCATCATGAGCGCGATTCGTCAGTCATGGACGAGGATTAA
- the recJ gene encoding single-stranded-DNA-specific exonuclease RecJ, protein MVGRVTAAMLIDPPSGLPRPFLDVTASALGRPWRERCGDPSLQALAVTMTQAYGLPDLLARVLVGRGVRPAEAEAYLAPRLRDLMPDPSVLVDMEAAVERLAHAVRAREAVAIFGDYDVDGASSAALLADYLRALGVPVRIHIPDRITEGYGPNVGAVTTLREEGAGLLVCVDCGTAGHEPLAAAAALGLDVIVLDHHGAPEELPQTRALVNPNRLDDLSGLGHLCAAGVVFMTLVALARRLRRDGVFATSAEPRLTDFLDLVALATVADVVPLTGLNRAFVVQGLAVMRGRGRPGLAALLDAAGLSEPPEAWHLGFLLGPRINAGGRIGDAGLGARLLTTADPMEARRIADELDRLNRERQAIEAQAVAEAEAEMDAYLTRDPDRPILIAASPEWHPGIVGLIAARLKERFGRPAFAFAVKPDGSAVGSGRSVVGADLGGAVRAAVEAGLAVKGGGHAMAAGVTLPPGGLTAFGESLTGDLVEAVGRARAAEALLIDGTVSAGGATAELVRLIQRAGPFGQGAPEPVMALPRHRIVDAGIVGNGHVRARLVSGDGQAVGAIAFRAAQGPLGVALLGGIGRSFHIAGTLSCDRWRGAERAQVRICDVAPCG, encoded by the coding sequence ATGGTCGGCCGCGTGACCGCCGCCATGCTCATCGATCCGCCCTCGGGCCTCCCGCGTCCATTCCTCGACGTCACCGCCTCGGCGCTCGGGCGGCCCTGGCGCGAGCGCTGCGGCGATCCGAGCCTCCAAGCGCTCGCCGTGACGATGACCCAGGCCTATGGCCTGCCCGATCTGCTCGCGCGCGTTCTCGTCGGGCGCGGCGTACGGCCGGCGGAGGCGGAAGCCTACCTCGCCCCGCGTCTGCGCGACCTAATGCCGGACCCCTCCGTCCTCGTGGATATGGAGGCGGCGGTCGAGCGGCTTGCCCATGCCGTGCGCGCCCGCGAAGCGGTGGCGATCTTCGGCGATTACGACGTCGACGGCGCGTCGAGCGCGGCCCTGCTTGCCGATTATCTTCGAGCCCTCGGCGTACCGGTTCGCATCCACATTCCCGACCGCATTACGGAAGGGTACGGCCCCAATGTCGGCGCCGTCACGACCCTCCGGGAGGAGGGCGCGGGCCTACTGGTCTGCGTCGATTGCGGCACCGCCGGCCATGAGCCGCTGGCCGCCGCCGCGGCCCTGGGCCTCGACGTGATCGTGCTCGACCACCATGGCGCGCCGGAAGAGCTTCCTCAGACGCGCGCCCTGGTCAACCCGAACCGTCTCGACGACCTGTCCGGCCTCGGCCATCTCTGCGCGGCGGGCGTGGTCTTCATGACCCTCGTCGCACTGGCCCGTCGACTGCGGCGGGATGGCGTCTTCGCAACATCCGCCGAGCCGCGCCTCACCGACTTCCTCGACCTGGTCGCCCTCGCCACCGTCGCCGACGTGGTGCCGCTGACCGGTCTCAACCGCGCCTTCGTCGTCCAGGGGCTTGCGGTGATGCGCGGGCGCGGGCGTCCGGGACTGGCAGCACTGCTCGATGCGGCCGGACTGAGCGAGCCGCCCGAGGCGTGGCATCTCGGCTTTCTCCTCGGGCCGCGCATCAATGCCGGCGGGCGGATCGGCGATGCCGGTCTCGGCGCGCGGCTTCTCACCACGGCCGATCCGATGGAGGCCCGTCGCATCGCCGACGAACTCGATCGGCTCAACCGCGAGCGGCAGGCCATCGAGGCGCAGGCCGTCGCCGAGGCCGAGGCGGAGATGGATGCGTACCTGACCCGCGATCCCGACCGTCCGATCCTGATCGCCGCCTCTCCGGAATGGCATCCCGGCATTGTCGGCCTCATCGCAGCCCGGCTCAAGGAGCGATTCGGCCGGCCGGCATTCGCCTTCGCGGTGAAGCCAGATGGCAGCGCCGTCGGCTCCGGCCGTTCCGTCGTCGGGGCGGATCTCGGCGGTGCCGTGCGCGCCGCGGTCGAGGCGGGGCTTGCGGTCAAAGGCGGTGGGCACGCCATGGCCGCGGGCGTGACCCTCCCGCCCGGAGGCCTCACCGCCTTCGGGGAAAGCCTCACCGGTGATCTCGTCGAGGCGGTCGGCCGGGCCCGTGCCGCCGAGGCGCTGCTGATCGACGGCACCGTGAGCGCCGGAGGAGCGACCGCCGAACTCGTGCGCCTGATCCAGCGGGCCGGCCCGTTCGGGCAGGGGGCGCCCGAGCCGGTGATGGCGTTGCCCCGCCACCGCATTGTCGATGCCGGGATCGTCGGCAACGGGCATGTCCGCGCCCGCCTCGTCAGCGGGGACGGGCAGGCGGTCGGCGCGATCGCCTTCAGGGCCGCGCAGGGACCGCTGGGCGTCGCCCTGCTCGGCGGGATCGGCCGGAGCTTCCACATCGCCGGAACCCTGTCATGCGACCGCTGGCGGGGGGCGGAGCGGGCTCAGGTCCGAATCTGCGATGTGGCGCCCTGTGGATAG
- a CDS encoding sensor histidine kinase translates to MNQDPRDARIEELEAENRRLRRFLDETGLPAELRHKVRNTLSMLRAIIRRSAETSDSVESYVAHLDGRLDALARVLNALMRSVPEGIGLHSLVADELLVHLAREGEQVAISGPSLFLRPGAAEVLAMAIHELAVNAVEHGALTVPQGCIHVTWTLSQPVESAGSRPRLTFVWEESGLADLKPAPSHCGFGMEVLKRSLRYELKAETTLAFEPQGLRCTISLPLPAQITVIGDEE, encoded by the coding sequence ATGAACCAGGATCCGCGCGACGCACGCATCGAGGAGTTGGAGGCCGAGAATCGGCGCCTGCGCCGCTTCCTCGACGAGACGGGCTTACCTGCGGAACTACGTCACAAGGTGCGCAACACGCTTTCCATGCTGCGGGCGATCATCCGACGCTCCGCCGAGACGAGCGATTCCGTCGAGTCCTATGTCGCTCATCTCGACGGACGGCTCGACGCGCTCGCCCGCGTGCTCAATGCCCTGATGCGCAGCGTACCCGAGGGGATCGGCCTGCACTCCCTCGTCGCGGATGAACTTCTTGTCCATCTCGCGCGCGAGGGGGAACAGGTGGCGATTTCCGGCCCGAGCCTCTTTCTGCGCCCCGGCGCGGCGGAGGTGCTGGCCATGGCCATCCACGAACTCGCCGTGAACGCCGTCGAGCACGGCGCCCTGACGGTGCCGCAGGGATGCATCCACGTCACCTGGACGCTGTCGCAGCCGGTAGAGTCGGCTGGCTCCCGCCCGCGATTGACCTTCGTCTGGGAAGAAAGCGGTCTCGCCGACCTCAAGCCAGCGCCGTCGCACTGCGGCTTCGGCATGGAAGTGCTCAAACGCAGCCTCCGCTACGAGTTGAAGGCGGAGACGACCCTCGCCTTCGAACCGCAGGGTCTGCGCTGTACGATCAGTCTGCCGCTGCCGGCTCAGATCACGGTCATCGGAGACGAAGAGTAG
- a CDS encoding proton-translocating transhydrogenase family protein translates to MATPLPPVSPAEQAQAAASAARAAADIAHQNAAQAQSIADSLGHGIAAATHGAVDPTVFQLAIFVLAIFVGYYVVWSVTPALHTPLMSVTNAISSVIIVGALLAAGVPLIEKGTGWARFFGFIGIVLASVNIFGGFLVTQRMLGMYKKKA, encoded by the coding sequence ATGGCAACCCCCCTTCCGCCCGTCTCACCTGCAGAGCAGGCCCAGGCCGCTGCCTCGGCCGCGCGCGCCGCGGCTGACATCGCCCATCAGAACGCCGCCCAAGCGCAGTCGATCGCCGACTCGCTCGGGCACGGCATCGCCGCCGCCACCCACGGCGCCGTCGATCCCACGGTGTTCCAGCTCGCGATCTTCGTGCTCGCGATCTTCGTCGGCTACTACGTTGTCTGGTCGGTGACCCCGGCCCTGCACACGCCGCTGATGTCGGTGACCAACGCGATCTCGTCGGTCATCATCGTCGGTGCGCTCCTGGCGGCCGGCGTGCCGCTCATCGAGAAGGGCACCGGCTGGGCCCGCTTCTTCGGCTTCATCGGCATCGTCCTCGCCTCCGTGAACATCTTCGGCGGCTTCCTCGTCACCCAGCGCATGCTCGGCATGTACAAGAAGAAGGCCTGA
- a CDS encoding autotransporter assembly complex protein TamA encodes MHVRMNCLLRSPVFGGVLLSVAALVLLPQPAAAFDLFGLFGSDEEPPAPSATALPYSLRITGTDDSDILRALQDTSTLHRLRQEAPPDGEGLVRRAEADLRRLTDVLSGYGYYQGTVSIRIDGIPVGGEASLSAAARAAEASRARALVPVKIAVDLGPAYTLRTVRALDPRGRPFSDEVLPERFTRTGDDVPARSATVLAREAKIVDRFRALGHPFAKAVTRDPVVDDAAHVMDVTFTIDPGPMAGLGEVSVKATNGIDPAVIRSFIYSEPGDPYSPKAVSDIRRSVARIEGLGAVRVREGESLDAQGNLPIFVEVSERERNLIGVSARYSTVDGPGVRAYYANRNLWGGGETLRLDADIYYLGLGFDPFATQRKLAGIDTTGLGGRLSATFVKPALGGTRNDLLANLFVTREVQQSYFVDAAGASVAVRHRFSDTFSAQIGLDGQVGRSKDAIGTVDYRLIGVPLSVTYDSTDSLLDPTEGFRVIASAAPYPGFLGSDPGIFVAKAQGSTYYALDDERKYVLAGRVGFGSVSGARLDEIPDNFRFFAGGGGSVRGFAFRTLGPRGPFNLPIGGRSLLEASIEARIKVTDTIGVVPFFDAGTAFASTLPDFDERIRKAAGIGVRYYTGIGPIRADLAFPLDRIKGNRELPVALYISLGQAF; translated from the coding sequence ATGCATGTCCGGATGAACTGCCTGCTGCGTTCGCCGGTCTTTGGTGGCGTTCTTCTGAGTGTCGCGGCTTTGGTCCTGCTGCCGCAGCCGGCCGCAGCCTTCGACCTGTTCGGCTTGTTCGGCTCGGACGAGGAGCCGCCGGCGCCGAGCGCGACGGCACTGCCTTACAGCCTTCGGATCACCGGCACCGACGACTCGGACATTCTCCGGGCCCTGCAAGACACCTCGACGCTCCACCGCCTGCGCCAGGAGGCGCCGCCGGACGGGGAGGGGCTGGTGCGGCGCGCCGAGGCAGACCTACGCCGCCTGACCGATGTGTTGTCCGGTTACGGCTATTATCAGGGCACCGTCTCGATCCGGATCGACGGCATCCCGGTGGGCGGCGAGGCATCTTTGTCCGCCGCCGCCCGTGCCGCGGAGGCGTCGCGCGCACGGGCGCTGGTTCCGGTCAAGATCGCGGTTGATCTCGGTCCCGCCTACACCCTGCGCACCGTGCGCGCCCTGGACCCCCGCGGCCGTCCGTTCTCGGACGAGGTGCTGCCGGAGCGCTTCACCCGCACCGGCGACGACGTTCCAGCCCGCTCGGCGACCGTGCTCGCCCGCGAGGCGAAGATCGTCGATCGCTTCCGCGCCCTCGGCCACCCCTTCGCCAAGGCCGTGACGCGCGATCCCGTCGTGGACGACGCGGCCCACGTCATGGACGTGACCTTCACCATCGATCCCGGGCCGATGGCCGGGCTCGGCGAAGTGTCGGTCAAGGCGACCAACGGGATCGATCCGGCGGTGATCCGCTCGTTCATCTATTCCGAGCCCGGCGATCCCTACTCGCCGAAGGCGGTCTCCGACATCCGTCGCTCGGTCGCCCGCATCGAGGGCCTCGGCGCGGTCCGCGTACGCGAGGGCGAAAGCCTCGATGCGCAGGGCAACCTGCCGATCTTCGTCGAGGTGAGCGAGCGCGAACGCAACCTCATCGGCGTCTCGGCGCGCTACTCCACGGTCGATGGGCCGGGCGTGCGCGCCTACTATGCCAACCGCAACCTCTGGGGCGGCGGCGAGACGCTGCGGCTCGACGCCGACATCTATTATCTCGGCCTCGGCTTCGATCCGTTCGCAACCCAGCGCAAGCTTGCCGGCATCGACACGACCGGCCTCGGCGGGCGCCTCTCGGCCACCTTCGTGAAGCCGGCACTCGGCGGCACCCGCAACGATCTGCTGGCGAACCTCTTCGTTACCCGCGAGGTGCAGCAGAGCTACTTCGTGGACGCGGCCGGGGCTTCGGTCGCGGTCCGCCACCGTTTCTCCGACACCTTCTCGGCCCAGATCGGCCTCGACGGGCAGGTCGGCCGATCGAAGGATGCCATCGGCACCGTCGATTACCGGCTGATCGGCGTGCCCCTCTCAGTCACCTACGACTCGACCGACAGTCTGCTCGACCCGACCGAGGGTTTCCGGGTGATCGCGTCGGCAGCGCCCTATCCCGGCTTCCTCGGCTCGGATCCGGGCATCTTCGTCGCGAAGGCGCAGGGCTCGACCTACTACGCGCTCGACGACGAGCGGAAATATGTGCTCGCCGGCCGCGTCGGCTTCGGCTCGGTCTCGGGCGCCCGGCTCGACGAGATCCCCGACAATTTCCGCTTCTTTGCAGGCGGCGGCGGCTCGGTGCGCGGCTTCGCCTTCCGCACGCTGGGGCCCCGCGGGCCGTTCAACCTGCCGATCGGCGGGCGCAGCCTTCTGGAGGCCTCGATCGAGGCCCGGATCAAGGTCACCGACACGATCGGCGTCGTGCCGTTCTTCGATGCGGGCACCGCCTTCGCCTCGACACTGCCGGATTTCGATGAGCGTATCCGCAAGGCGGCGGGCATCGGCGTCCGCTACTACACCGGCATCGGTCCGATCCGCGCCGATCTCGCCTTCCCACTCGACCGGATCAAGGGAAATCGCGAGCTGCCGGTAGCCCTGTACATCAGCCTCGGACAGGCGTTCTGA